The DNA window tgaattttaagtGTTGAATGAGATGaatatgtgaaaaataaatgctcaataaataaaataaaaatctcttaATTATAAGTACTTTGTATgaaagttgatttgataaaagCTAATACTAATGTCAGAAAAATACTTGAAGACTATTTTACCTTTATCCTTATAATGTCGCaagttgattaattttaatagttaaaGTTATGTTTTGGGTGCTTTTACTATATTACTAAGTCAATTTATTCACAACTTACCAAATGaactcatattttataatttacagTTTCATTTTTAAGCATTAGTTTGAGctgaatctaaataattaagcgATTGTAAATAACAGTtatcaaattaacttaattcaaataagcacttAATCAATTAGATCTATTTATTAAGTTCACCTTGAATTCCATCCCTCCAACATGCAAATTTCATGTGCCTTCTCAATATAGATCTCGTAGCAACTCAAATTCACCTGTTCTTCAAAATCCAAATCATATGCCTACATTGGCTATAAGAGCACATTCTACAATATTGTTTCATTTCGTTGTGTTGGTACATTTACATGCTTTTGTTGTTACTGTTGAgtttgaaagaaagaaaaaaaatcggTCTTTTTTCTCGATAGCATTAGCTGCCACTAATTCTATTTGGAATCTATTTTTCGTTGAAGAACTAGTATcatctttttgattatttttccattttgaGGAAGGATAGTTTGGACATTCAATATAGGACTTGGTTTTCTTTTTTGTCGTTTGCATGCATCTGAGAAGTTAGTTCCAAACGAACCAATTAGTTGTTGCAACGTTATCCAATATTTTTGAATGTGAACAAAATTTCAGATGCGTCTAAGAGCGGAGTTGCTCAAGAAACATTGCAAAACGCGGCCCGTCGTGTTAGCAAATCAATGACAGAGCAAGAGGCGAGGCAGATTCTTGGCGTGACAGATCAAACTCCATGGGAAGAAGTAGTTAAGGTGAGTGTTGTTTGTTCACATTTTCAAGAAGATTGTTTTCTAAAACATTGTTCTTTTCCAGAAATATGATAATCTATTCGAGAGGAACACCAAGAACGGAAGCTTTTATCTGCAGTCAAAAGTTCATAGGGCCAAGGAATGCTTGGAACCATTGTATCAGCAGCAGCAGCCCAAAGACGAGACATCATCTCCAAGCTGAGTTTTCAACGACATCCTCCTTCCTTTCTTTTTTGGCTTGCCAACCGTTGAAATCCGATTCAAGATACAAAGGCAAGAAAGATATACATGA is part of the Impatiens glandulifera chromosome 1, dImpGla2.1, whole genome shotgun sequence genome and encodes:
- the LOC124919298 gene encoding mitochondrial import inner membrane translocase subunit PAM16 like 2-like, translating into MATKILANLIVMGTGILARSLVQAYRQALANASKSGVAQETLQNAARRVSKSMTEQEARQILGVTDQTPWEEVVKKYDNLFERNTKNGSFYLQSKVHRAKECLEPLYQQQQPKDETSSPS